CAATGACAAAAAAGCCACCCCACGGCCGAGTTGGATCTTCCTTGGCGATTATAAATCCTTGTTGATGAAGCTGGTCGCCTACTTGCAGAAATAGAGCAGTTTTTTCTGTGTCGCTATTAGACATATGGTAATGAGTGGCAGTCGTAGCTGGAATTATATAAAATATGTGAGTTGAAGGCGCAAATTACAAATTGAATTAGCGAATCTTCTTTTTGCTCTTGCCAATTAGAGTCATGGTATATTTATCTCCATTCCTATTATGCTGCCCCACCATTAGTGAAGTAGTCTAGTTATATCGGCTTGTCTGGAGCAGGCGGCACTAATAAAAAAGCAAGAAGGCCGTAACATACGCGGCTCTCTCATTTCACGCTAAGAGGGTGTTTGGGATTATAAAGCAGGCTAAATAAAAAAAAGTCAGTAAGCTGCAGCAGGAGTTCCAAGGCTCCGGCTACAAAATGGTTGACGGCTATCAACCCCTTACTGACTCGCAGTGGCAAGTTATGCAGCCGCTGCTGCCCGTGCACGGCAACCGGCGCCTGTGCTTGCGACAGGTGCTCGACGCCGTGCGCTACGTCTGCCGCACGGACTGCCAGTGGCGCGCCCTGCCGGCCGGTTTCCCGGCGTGGACGGCCGTGTACTACTATTTCCGGCGCTGGCATCCCGTCGTGTGGGCCCGCCTCAATGAAGCGCTGAACCGGGCCGACCGCTTGGCGGCCGACCGGGCCGCAACGCCTTCACTCGTGTGCGTGGACAGCCAAAGCGTCCAGTTGGCGCTCCGCATTTTTGAGCATCGGGGCACCGACGGGGGCAAGCACGTCAACGGCCGCAAACGGCAGATAATCACCGACGTGGAGGGCCGCATTTTCGCCTGTTACGTGCACGCGGCCAACGGCCACGACGGCACGGCCGCCGCGCTGGGCCTGCTGCCCAAGCGCCCCGTCTGGGGCCAGCGCCTGGTCACCGTGCTCACCGACAACGGCTACCGCGGCGGCTTTGCCGCTCACCTGCAGGCGCTGGGCCTGCGCCACGAACTGGCCAGCCGGCCGCCGAGTGTGCGCGGCTTTGTGCCCGTGGCCAAGCGGTGGGTCGTCGAACACACCTTCGCCTGGCTCGCCTGTTTTCGGCGCTTGGCGGTCGATTACGAATTCACTCCCGCCAGCCATCAAGCGTGGCTGCTCATTGCGAATTCAACCAGGTGCCTCAATCGGATATGCCCCAACTAAATCCCAAACACGCTCTAAGAGCGAAATAGCCTACCAAGAAGCTAAACTCTTGCTCCGTTAACTGAACTGAAATTATAGGGGTAGCCAATAGCCTGCAAATCTGCTTCCAGCAGCGACCAGTCTTCCTGCTCGTCATTGAGGGCCGACACTATCGATTTGGTAAGCGCTTCACCTCGATAGATTTTGGCTACGGCATCGGCAGCGTTGGGCTTTCGGCCGGTATCTTCAATGAAGTACTCATTAGCCCACTCCGCATAGGTTTCGGGCTGGCTATCCAATATAAAAAGCAACTCCTCCGAGCCATCTTCTTCGGTTTCCACTACGCCGGTTTGCCACCCGTGCTCCGGGGTATACCAGAGGCAGAAGGTGGTTCCGATGGAATTGACGGGCTCACCAAAGATGAACTCCTCAAAATAATCGGGTAAGCCACGGGTCACCTGGGCTTTGTTGGGCTGGTCGTACTCCGGTAAGTAGCCGTTGATAACGCAACCTTCCTCGCGGAATAAAATCAGCATCTGGTCGCCTTCGCCGTCGCTCATTTCCAATACTTCCTCCCCTTCGGCCCACTCCCGGTTGTAGGTGTAGTAGCGGTACTCGAGCTCCGGGGAGTTGATGGCATCGAGCACGGCCAGCGACTTACAGAGGCGCTTTAAAGCAGCGGCGTCGGGCAAGGCGTGGTAATTTTGAGTAGAAATCATGCGAAGCAAAATGGATTAGAATTTAAGGACAACCGTTCGCCTTCTCATACCAGAAAAGCAGGAGGCGGGTTGAATCATTTCGCCAAGCCTACGGCGTCTCAGTAAGACTTACTCATATCGGCCGGTACCACCACGACGTAATCGGCCACATTCACCTGCTCTTTGTCCAGCTGCTGCAGTTGCTCCTGCGTCACGACGCTGAGGGTTTTGACGCGCAGTTTGGGAGCGTACTGGCTCAAGTAGGCCACAATGCCATCGTGGTGGTCGGAGTGGTAGCTGCCGTTGAGGTGGAGCAGGGTTTGGCCTTCCTGGCGGCTGGCTTGGATAAAGTGGGCCATGGTGGCATCTTTCAGGGCCTGGGCCTGGATGATGTTTTGGGCCCCGCCCCCGTGAGTTTTGCTATCGCCGCCGAACATGGCGGCCATGTTTTTATAGCCGGGCAGGTCGTAATTCACCTTCAGGGGCAGCGGGGCCAGTAGGGCGCGGTCCACGGCCGGCAGCTTGTCGAGGGCTTTGAGGCTGCCGCGCGCGACGGCCTGAGCAAAAGGACGCGGCGCATTGGTGCCCACGACGGGGATTTTGTTGTCGCGAGCGAACTGCAGCAGCGGGCGATAGTCGGTGGCGTAGTTGGGCCACGGGCGGGCCTGGTGCTCAAAAGCAGTATCGGCGAGGGAGCCGGTGGCGTATCGGGCCACCAAGGGCTGCACATCGCGCTCAAACATCTCCATTCCCAGCACTACCTGGCCGGGCTTTTTCAGGCGTAGCAGGTCCTTGGCTACCTGCAGCTCCAGCCAGTGGGCAATTACATCGTTGTGTTGCTCGCCAAAAAGCACCACATCAGCCTGAGCCAGCTCACCA
This region of Hymenobacter sedentarius genomic DNA includes:
- a CDS encoding IS5 family transposase translates to MVDGYQPLTDSQWQVMQPLLPVHGNRRLCLRQVLDAVRYVCRTDCQWRALPAGFPAWTAVYYYFRRWHPVVWARLNEALNRADRLAADRAATPSLVCVDSQSVQLALRIFEHRGTDGGKHVNGRKRQIITDVEGRIFACYVHAANGHDGTAAALGLLPKRPVWGQRLVTVLTDNGYRGGFAAHLQALGLRHELASRPPSVRGFVPVAKRWVVEHTFAWLACFRRLAVDYEFTPASHQAWLLIANSTRCLNRICPN
- a CDS encoding ChaN family lipoprotein, which translates into the protein MTAPANRLIVVLCLALTSFAFTGDRPAYRLFTAAGQAADYDQMLGELAQADVVLFGEQHNDVIAHWLELQVAKDLLRLKKPGQVVLGMEMFERDVQPLVARYATGSLADTAFEHQARPWPNYATDYRPLLQFARDNKIPVVGTNAPRPFAQAVARGSLKALDKLPAVDRALLAPLPLKVNYDLPGYKNMAAMFGGDSKTHGGGAQNIIQAQALKDATMAHFIQASRQEGQTLLHLNGSYHSDHHDGIVAYLSQYAPKLRVKTLSVVTQEQLQQLDKEQVNVADYVVVVPADMSKSY